In Streptomyces violaceusniger Tu 4113, one DNA window encodes the following:
- a CDS encoding cytochrome P450, producing MTGMDTPDEHQAEIAEFPMRRAAGCPFDPPPDLRAMQRQGPLTKVRLWNGSTPWLVTRQADQRALLRDRRLSADFTKPGYPSPIPIDKDATFIASFPLMDDPEHARLRRMVQGPFAVKRVEAMRPAVQRIVDEAIDTMLAGPNPVDLVTAFALPVPSLVICELLGVPYDDHAFFETNSAVMIRQDVTPEERAGASERLLEYLRVLLRAKTAAPANDLLSALAAQVEAGELSSEEAVQMSVLVLSGGHETTANMIALGTVALLQHPDQLDLLRATDDPGLIASAVEELLRYLNISHTGMRRAVLADVEVAGQVIRAGEGVIMANDIGSRDPDAFSGDPERLDLRRDARRHLAFSFGVHQCLGQTLARMELQVIYSTLYRRIPTLKLATELEKVPFKHDGIVYGVYELPVAW from the coding sequence ATGACGGGCATGGATACGCCGGACGAGCATCAGGCCGAGATCGCGGAGTTTCCGATGCGCAGGGCGGCGGGCTGCCCGTTCGATCCGCCTCCGGACCTACGGGCCATGCAGCGGCAGGGACCACTGACGAAGGTGCGGCTGTGGAACGGCAGCACACCGTGGCTGGTGACCCGGCAGGCCGACCAGCGGGCGCTGCTGCGCGACCGGAGGCTCAGCGCCGACTTCACCAAGCCCGGCTACCCGAGCCCCATCCCGATCGACAAGGACGCCACGTTCATCGCCAGCTTCCCGCTCATGGACGACCCCGAACACGCCCGGCTGCGACGGATGGTGCAGGGGCCGTTCGCCGTCAAGCGGGTGGAGGCCATGCGGCCCGCGGTGCAGCGGATCGTGGACGAGGCGATCGACACCATGCTGGCCGGTCCCAACCCGGTCGACCTGGTGACGGCGTTCGCACTGCCCGTGCCCTCCCTGGTGATCTGCGAGCTGCTCGGCGTGCCGTACGACGACCACGCCTTCTTCGAGACGAACAGCGCGGTCATGATCCGGCAGGACGTGACCCCCGAAGAACGGGCGGGGGCCAGCGAGCGGCTGCTGGAGTATCTGCGGGTGCTGCTGCGCGCGAAGACCGCCGCCCCCGCGAACGACCTGCTCTCCGCGCTGGCCGCCCAGGTCGAAGCGGGTGAGCTGAGCAGCGAGGAGGCGGTCCAGATGAGCGTGCTGGTCCTCTCCGGCGGACACGAGACCACGGCGAACATGATCGCGCTCGGCACGGTCGCCCTCCTCCAACACCCTGACCAGCTCGACCTGTTGCGCGCCACCGACGATCCCGGACTCATCGCCTCGGCGGTGGAGGAACTGCTGCGCTACCTGAACATCTCCCACACCGGAATGCGCCGGGCGGTACTGGCGGACGTCGAGGTCGCCGGGCAGGTCATCCGCGCCGGCGAGGGCGTCATCATGGCCAACGACATCGGCAGCCGGGACCCCGACGCCTTCAGCGGCGACCCCGAGCGGCTGGACCTCCGGCGCGACGCCCGCCGCCACCTGGCCTTCAGCTTCGGAGTGCACCAGTGCCTGGGCCAAACCCTCGCCCGTATGGAGCTCCAGGTCATCTACAGCACCCTCTACCGGCGCATTCCCACACTGAAACTGGCGACCGAACTGGAGAAGGTCCCGTTCAAGCACGACGGGATCGTCTACGGCGTCTACGAGCTTCCCGTGGCCTGGTGA
- a CDS encoding aconitate hydratase, translated as MDLPRARAHGTVTQRLIGDHLLSGRMEPGEEIALRVDQTLTQDATGTLVMQELEALALDRVRTEASVQYVDHNILQADERNAEDHLFLRSAARRFGLWFSKPGNGVSHPTHMHHFGAPGKTLAGSDSHTCAGGSLGMLAIGTGGLEVALAIAGRPLHLTMPKVWGIRLTGELPPWVSAKDVILELLRRHGVQGGVQRVLEYHGPGLASLTAMDRHVIANMGAELGATTTVFPSDEAVRGFLDGVGRGDDFVEITAEQDASYDLDEEIDLSSLEPLIARPTSPGNVVPVREVAGEPIAQVVIGSSANPGFRDFAVPAAMVARRQVPAGVSFDINPTSREILQDLTRRGATFDLVAAGARIHQSGCLGCIGMGQAPASGRNSLRTFPRNFPGRSGTEDDAVWLCSPETATASALTGVITDPRDWADRLSAAPPAPDLPDPPANNDAMLEPPLPPDEAARVSLERGPNISALPELDPLPDSLHGPVLLKAGDDVSTDEISPAGAAALPYRSNIPKLAGFTLTRLDPDYPRRAEAVREDGGHLIVAGANYGQGSSREHAAITPRYLGLRAVIAKSYARIHWQNLANFGVLPLEFEDPADYERIETDDRMHLSGLREALSPAGAPTLRVRNATRDEEYAVRHRLSPRQREAVLAGGVIPAMTPPSGAGPPASHRPGA; from the coding sequence ATGGATCTGCCCCGTGCTCGTGCGCACGGCACCGTGACGCAGCGGCTGATCGGCGATCACCTGTTGTCCGGCCGCATGGAGCCGGGGGAGGAGATCGCGCTGCGCGTGGACCAGACGCTGACGCAGGATGCCACCGGCACGCTGGTGATGCAGGAGCTGGAAGCGCTGGCCCTGGACCGGGTCCGGACCGAGGCCAGCGTGCAGTACGTGGACCACAACATCCTGCAGGCCGACGAGCGCAACGCCGAGGACCATCTCTTCCTGCGCTCGGCCGCCCGCCGCTTCGGCCTGTGGTTCTCCAAGCCCGGCAACGGCGTCTCACACCCCACACACATGCACCACTTCGGCGCTCCCGGCAAAACCCTCGCCGGTTCGGACTCGCATACCTGCGCCGGCGGCTCTCTGGGCATGCTGGCGATCGGCACCGGCGGCCTGGAAGTGGCACTCGCCATCGCCGGACGGCCCCTCCACCTCACCATGCCCAAGGTCTGGGGCATTCGGCTGACCGGGGAACTTCCTCCCTGGGTGAGCGCCAAGGACGTGATCCTGGAGCTGCTGCGCCGTCACGGGGTGCAAGGAGGCGTCCAACGTGTCCTGGAGTACCACGGACCCGGTCTGGCCTCCCTCACCGCGATGGACCGGCACGTCATCGCGAACATGGGGGCCGAACTCGGCGCCACCACCACCGTCTTCCCCTCGGACGAGGCGGTGCGCGGCTTCCTCGACGGGGTGGGGCGTGGCGATGACTTCGTCGAGATCACCGCGGAACAGGACGCGTCCTATGACCTCGACGAGGAGATCGACCTGTCGTCCCTGGAGCCGCTCATCGCACGGCCCACGTCTCCGGGAAACGTCGTGCCGGTCAGGGAGGTGGCCGGAGAGCCCATCGCCCAGGTCGTCATCGGCTCCTCCGCCAACCCCGGATTCCGCGACTTCGCCGTCCCGGCCGCCATGGTGGCCCGGCGGCAGGTCCCGGCCGGGGTGAGCTTCGACATCAACCCGACATCCCGCGAGATCCTCCAGGACCTGACGCGCCGCGGCGCGACGTTCGACCTGGTCGCCGCCGGTGCCCGGATCCACCAGTCGGGCTGTCTGGGCTGCATCGGTATGGGACAGGCACCCGCCTCGGGACGCAATTCCCTGCGCACCTTCCCGCGCAACTTCCCCGGCCGCTCCGGCACCGAGGACGACGCGGTGTGGCTGTGCTCACCGGAGACCGCCACGGCCTCCGCGCTGACCGGCGTCATCACGGATCCGCGCGACTGGGCCGACCGCCTCTCGGCGGCTCCTCCCGCGCCGGACCTACCCGACCCGCCCGCGAACAACGACGCCATGCTGGAGCCGCCGCTGCCACCGGACGAGGCCGCGCGCGTATCGCTGGAACGCGGCCCCAACATCTCCGCACTGCCGGAGCTGGATCCGCTGCCGGACAGCCTGCACGGCCCTGTCCTCCTCAAGGCCGGTGACGATGTCTCGACCGACGAGATCTCCCCGGCCGGGGCGGCCGCCCTGCCCTACCGCTCCAACATCCCCAAGCTGGCGGGATTCACCCTCACCCGGCTGGACCCCGACTACCCGCGGCGCGCCGAGGCGGTCCGGGAGGACGGCGGGCATCTCATCGTCGCCGGTGCGAACTACGGACAGGGCTCTTCCCGCGAACACGCCGCCATCACGCCGCGCTACCTCGGGCTGCGAGCCGTCATCGCCAAGTCCTACGCCCGCATCCACTGGCAGAACCTCGCCAACTTCGGTGTGCTGCCACTGGAATTCGAGGATCCCGCCGACTACGAGCGCATCGAGACCGACGACCGGATGCATCTGTCCGGGCTGCGCGAGGCCCTCTCCCCGGCCGGTGCCCCGACACTTCGCGTCCGCAACGCGACCCGGGACGAGGAGTACGCCGTCCGCCACCGTCTCTCCCCCCGGCAGCGGGAAGCGGTTCTCGCCGGTGGCGTCATCCCCGCCATGACACCGCCTTCCGGAGCGGGACCGCCGGCGTCACACCGGCCCGGCGCCTGA
- a CDS encoding MsnO8 family LLM class oxidoreductase, protein MIDVPLSALEVAMVQTGTRAVDTLRDTTAFAQRLDALGYHRLWYAEHHHSPAIGAFPPVVLTAHAAASTSAIRLGSGGVLAPNHAPIMLAEQFGTLAALHPDRIDLGIGRGPGTFDESTARALRRGAGPTTDDEYRDDVAATLRFLVEEVALGPLPEPWLLASSTAGAALAAQLGLPLAFAHHIRPDNTLAALGHYRAHFAPSPWCASPRVLVCVETICAETREEAARLSGPMDVVKAGLLKGHSEVPFPSPEEASVHPFTAEDRQALAAFRSQQAYGTPAAVVRRLAEVADATGADELMLVTPVYALAARLRSYELVKEHAAAPSATTPQH, encoded by the coding sequence ATGATCGATGTGCCGCTCTCCGCGCTGGAAGTCGCCATGGTCCAGACTGGTACGCGAGCCGTGGACACGCTGCGTGACACCACGGCCTTCGCGCAGCGTCTCGACGCCCTCGGCTACCACCGACTCTGGTATGCCGAGCACCACCACTCCCCCGCCATCGGCGCCTTCCCGCCCGTGGTCCTGACCGCCCACGCGGCCGCGTCGACATCGGCCATCCGCCTGGGCTCCGGAGGTGTACTCGCCCCCAACCACGCCCCCATCATGCTGGCGGAGCAGTTCGGCACCCTCGCCGCGCTGCACCCCGACCGGATCGACCTGGGCATCGGCCGCGGCCCCGGCACCTTCGACGAGTCCACGGCCCGGGCGCTGCGGCGCGGCGCCGGGCCGACGACGGACGACGAGTACCGGGACGACGTGGCGGCGACGCTGCGCTTCCTGGTCGAGGAGGTCGCGCTCGGCCCGCTGCCGGAGCCGTGGCTGCTGGCCTCCAGCACCGCCGGTGCCGCGCTCGCCGCGCAGCTCGGCCTGCCGCTCGCCTTCGCCCATCACATCCGCCCCGACAACACCCTCGCCGCGCTCGGTCACTACCGTGCGCACTTCGCACCGTCCCCGTGGTGCGCGAGCCCCCGGGTGCTGGTGTGCGTGGAAACGATCTGCGCCGAGACCCGAGAGGAGGCGGCGCGGCTGTCCGGCCCGATGGACGTGGTCAAGGCCGGGCTCCTCAAGGGGCACAGCGAGGTTCCGTTCCCCTCGCCCGAAGAGGCGTCCGTGCACCCGTTCACCGCGGAGGATCGGCAGGCGCTGGCGGCCTTCCGGTCCCAGCAGGCCTACGGCACGCCCGCGGCCGTCGTGCGGCGGCTGGCGGAAGTGGCGGACGCGACCGGGGCGGACGAGCTGATGCTGGTCACGCCGGTCTACGCGCTGGCGGCCCGCCTGCGCTCGTACGAACTCGTCAAGGAACACGCCGCCGCGCCGTCGGCCACGACGCCGCAGCACTGA
- a CDS encoding family 43 glycosylhydrolase has translation MPTNSENRLHIDRRTLLTGVAGSLGVAAGLPATAAQASPTELAPMRRHPSNWPQLEPYGLADTRPDLWPRQDNSFVLPLERRPRDRERGLVWMRDTYVNCFVVDGRPIYVATGTTRVPGLSAAGPWNDGIFVWVSPSLRGPWRLVDTTGIRPGAERGKVWSPEFVGENRPGRTVVAPWQEYWYDDRFGKRGQVWAPELHYFRGTWYLVACMGDHSRKVGSFLLVSEGGVEGPYRLIEGNLDKPFGESFIGGPDFIEPGAYHHIDGSLYTEGDDAWLVLHNDLYAPFRNDMEDIDPTTKLPTFQQMPYSPEPYLEGAYVFKYRGKYYLVQAAWDRTSIDSDGSTRYAYDPPGPGRVQYQYDAVVAVSDTFEGPYSQRWTAGVGAGHNNFFVDHGGQLWATFFRNPNFGYWSHPSRIADAAVPGVVRLEWTGPEGNRLYVQRRKRARVRG, from the coding sequence ATGCCGACCAACTCCGAGAACAGGTTGCACATCGACAGACGGACGTTGCTGACCGGAGTCGCCGGGTCCCTGGGAGTCGCGGCGGGACTGCCCGCGACCGCGGCCCAGGCGTCACCCACGGAGCTCGCGCCGATGCGGCGACACCCGTCGAACTGGCCCCAACTCGAGCCCTACGGCCTCGCGGACACCCGGCCTGACCTGTGGCCGCGTCAGGACAACTCCTTCGTCCTCCCCCTCGAACGGCGCCCCCGCGACCGGGAGCGCGGCCTGGTCTGGATGCGGGACACCTACGTCAACTGCTTTGTCGTGGACGGCCGCCCGATCTACGTGGCCACCGGCACCACCCGCGTGCCCGGGCTCAGCGCGGCCGGCCCGTGGAACGACGGCATCTTCGTGTGGGTCTCCCCATCGCTTCGCGGGCCATGGCGGCTGGTGGACACGACCGGCATCCGGCCCGGCGCCGAGCGGGGCAAGGTGTGGTCGCCCGAGTTCGTCGGCGAGAACCGGCCCGGGCGCACGGTCGTCGCTCCGTGGCAGGAGTACTGGTACGACGACCGGTTCGGCAAGCGCGGCCAGGTCTGGGCCCCGGAGCTGCACTACTTCCGCGGCACCTGGTACCTCGTCGCGTGCATGGGCGACCACTCCCGGAAGGTGGGTTCGTTCCTGCTGGTGAGCGAGGGCGGGGTGGAGGGCCCGTACCGGCTCATCGAGGGCAACCTCGACAAGCCCTTCGGGGAATCGTTCATCGGAGGGCCGGATTTCATCGAGCCCGGCGCCTACCACCACATCGACGGCAGCCTCTACACCGAGGGCGACGACGCGTGGCTCGTGCTCCACAACGACCTGTACGCGCCGTTCCGGAACGACATGGAGGACATCGACCCGACGACCAAGCTCCCCACGTTCCAGCAGATGCCGTACTCCCCCGAGCCGTATCTCGAGGGCGCGTACGTGTTCAAGTACCGGGGCAAGTACTACCTCGTCCAGGCCGCGTGGGACCGTACGTCGATCGATTCCGACGGCAGCACGCGCTACGCCTACGACCCACCGGGCCCCGGCCGTGTGCAGTACCAGTACGACGCCGTCGTGGCCGTCTCGGACACCTTCGAGGGGCCGTACTCCCAGCGCTGGACCGCGGGTGTCGGGGCGGGCCACAACAACTTCTTCGTGGATCACGGCGGCCAGCTGTGGGCGACGTTCTTCCGCAACCCGAACTTCGGCTACTGGTCGCACCCGTCGCGCATCGCCGACGCCGCCGTCCCCGGTGTCGTGCGGCTGGAATGGACCGGCCCCGAGGGCAACCGCCTCTATGTCCAGCGCCGGAAGCGGGCTCGGGTCAGGGGGTGA
- a CDS encoding YceI family protein, whose amino-acid sequence MTLSEGSHRLGPPGGRLLIKTSRTGLGRRAGHDLTIEATRWSGEATVVDRAPEKSSVTVTVEADSLRVREATGGLKPLSEGDRAEIERTLKGEGLLHTAEYPTITFRSTHITGTPESFEITGDLTIKGRTHPVTVHGRCDPEGTLRGWASVTQSTWGIKPYSAFLGALKLSDEVRVEFEVTGSEPAPGPG is encoded by the coding sequence GTGACACTGAGTGAGGGAAGCCATCGCCTCGGACCGCCGGGCGGACGACTGCTGATCAAGACCAGCCGTACCGGGCTCGGCCGGAGGGCGGGGCACGATCTGACGATCGAGGCCACCCGATGGTCCGGGGAGGCGACGGTGGTCGACCGTGCCCCCGAGAAGTCGTCGGTGACCGTGACGGTCGAGGCGGACTCGTTGCGCGTCCGGGAGGCGACCGGCGGGCTGAAGCCGCTCTCCGAGGGCGACCGGGCCGAGATCGAACGGACCCTGAAGGGCGAGGGTCTGCTGCACACCGCGGAGTACCCCACGATCACCTTCCGCTCCACCCACATCACCGGAACGCCCGAGTCCTTCGAGATCACGGGCGATCTCACCATCAAGGGCCGGACCCACCCGGTGACGGTGCACGGGAGATGCGATCCCGAGGGGACACTGCGCGGCTGGGCGTCCGTCACCCAATCCACCTGGGGCATCAAGCCGTACAGCGCGTTCCTGGGTGCGTTGAAGCTGTCCGACGAGGTCCGCGTCGAGTTCGAAGTGACCGGGTCGGAACCGGCACCCGGCCCCGGATAG
- a CDS encoding sulfatase family protein, whose product MFGSRRPRVLAALCAALAIALLASCARVVSAATEGDSPAADSSSSGKKPNIVYVLTDDLAWNLVEYMPHMRQMQKKGTTFTNFFATDSLCCPSRTSLLTGQYAHNTGVFTNTGDDGGYGAFMKNRNEEKTFGPALQRAGYRTGFMGKYLNGYQPADRNGTSKPYVPSGWDEWDVAGDGYKEYKYDLNENGKVVPYGKAPQDYLTDVLSKKATSFIGSSADAKKPFMLEVATFAPHGPSTPAPRDKDKFPGLKAPRTDAYDKATRNAPKWQRALSPLTAKEKEETDQKFAKRVRSVQAVDAMIGQLEKTLEEKGLADDTYLVFGSDNGFHMGEHRLRPGKQTAYDTDVKVPMMVTGPGVPAGEEVSQLAENVDINPTFLDLAGVEPPSTVDGRSLSDLMHGRTEDEWRQAALVEHHHAVSKEGDPDAAPKDSGDPPTYAAMRTDDSLYVEYADGEREFYALGSDPDQLTNRAASLSAAQRAALHHTLTALQRCKGAESCQAASRTQT is encoded by the coding sequence ATGTTCGGCAGTCGCCGTCCACGTGTCCTCGCCGCCTTGTGTGCGGCTCTGGCCATCGCCTTGCTGGCCTCGTGCGCGAGAGTGGTGAGCGCGGCCACCGAAGGTGACTCGCCCGCGGCCGACAGCTCGAGCTCGGGCAAGAAGCCCAACATCGTGTACGTCCTCACGGACGACCTGGCGTGGAACCTCGTGGAATACATGCCGCATATGCGGCAGATGCAGAAGAAGGGCACCACCTTCACGAACTTCTTCGCCACGGACTCGCTGTGCTGTCCGTCGCGTACGTCCCTCCTCACCGGTCAGTACGCGCACAACACCGGGGTCTTCACCAATACCGGCGACGACGGCGGCTACGGCGCGTTCATGAAGAACCGCAACGAGGAAAAGACCTTCGGGCCCGCGCTGCAGCGCGCCGGCTACCGCACCGGGTTCATGGGCAAGTACCTCAACGGGTACCAGCCGGCCGACAGGAACGGCACCTCCAAGCCGTATGTCCCCTCCGGCTGGGACGAGTGGGATGTCGCCGGGGACGGCTACAAGGAGTACAAGTACGACCTGAACGAGAACGGCAAGGTCGTGCCCTATGGGAAGGCCCCCCAGGACTATCTGACGGACGTGCTGTCGAAGAAGGCGACCTCCTTCATCGGCTCCTCGGCGGATGCGAAGAAGCCGTTCATGCTGGAGGTGGCCACGTTCGCGCCGCACGGCCCCTCCACGCCCGCGCCGCGCGACAAGGACAAGTTCCCCGGGCTCAAGGCGCCCCGGACCGACGCCTACGACAAGGCGACCCGCAACGCGCCGAAGTGGCAGCGTGCGTTGTCGCCGCTGACGGCGAAGGAGAAGGAGGAGACCGACCAGAAGTTCGCCAAGCGGGTGCGCTCCGTCCAGGCGGTCGACGCCATGATCGGTCAGCTTGAGAAGACACTCGAGGAGAAGGGCCTGGCGGACGACACCTACCTCGTGTTCGGCTCCGACAACGGCTTCCACATGGGCGAACACCGGCTCCGCCCGGGAAAGCAGACCGCCTACGACACCGACGTCAAGGTGCCGATGATGGTCACCGGCCCCGGCGTTCCGGCCGGTGAGGAGGTGTCCCAGCTCGCGGAGAACGTCGACATCAACCCGACCTTCCTGGACCTCGCCGGCGTGGAGCCGCCGTCGACCGTGGACGGGCGCAGCCTCAGCGACCTGATGCACGGCCGGACGGAGGACGAGTGGCGCCAGGCCGCCCTGGTCGAGCACCATCACGCGGTGTCCAAGGAGGGTGACCCCGACGCGGCGCCCAAGGACAGCGGCGACCCGCCGACCTACGCGGCGATGCGGACCGACGACTCCCTCTACGTCGAATACGCCGATGGGGAGCGCGAGTTCTATGCGCTGGGCTCCGACCCCGACCAGCTCACCAACCGGGCGGCGTCGCTCTCGGCCGCACAACGGGCCGCCCTGCACCACACCCTCACCGCCCTCCAGCGGTGCAAGGGCGCGGAAAGCTGCCAAGCCGCGTCCCGGACGCAGACCTAA
- a CDS encoding bifunctional 3-(3-hydroxy-phenyl)propionate/3-hydroxycinnamic acid hydroxylase, protein MAVAHEADTGQGDAPVADVLVVGYGPVGQLLSVLLAQRGRQVTVVERWPKPFNLPRAVGFDSEAARILASAGIGDQLREFGEPSRDYAWRSAKGETLIEFEVADQGHCTWPEALSAFQPALETGLIERGETLPALRILRGYEAVELTDGGDHVRLAVVGPDGVRTTLTGRWVVGCDGANSLVRQRTGTTMTDLGFSHDWLVCDVRLHEQREFRPNNLQICDPARPRTAVSAGPGHRRYEFMRVPADGPDRFGTEEHAWELLKLFDVTPGNSVLDRHAVYTFQARWAHRWRSGRLFLAGDAAHVMPPFAGQGMCSGFRDAMNLAWKLDLVLGGQAAPTLLDTYTTERRDHVQHAVKMSVGLGRVVCVTDREAAADRDAAMLAARKRNIGPSGSGRSVVKPLADGVLRRDGQGRPAPYAGEAAPQWRVGHHDRTGLFDDVVGTGFALLCGQDVVPVLGTRRLKFLDSIGARVVRIVPADTPAGDVEPRDVVDVEGRYLPYLTGLGAVAALVRPDFYLFGLADRVGELPALVEDLERQLGAVGPV, encoded by the coding sequence ATGGCGGTGGCGCACGAGGCGGACACCGGGCAGGGCGATGCGCCGGTGGCCGATGTGCTTGTGGTCGGGTACGGGCCGGTGGGGCAACTGCTGTCGGTGCTGCTGGCGCAGCGCGGCCGGCAGGTGACGGTGGTGGAGCGCTGGCCGAAGCCGTTCAACCTCCCGCGCGCGGTCGGTTTCGACAGCGAGGCCGCGCGCATCCTGGCCTCGGCCGGGATCGGCGACCAGCTCCGGGAGTTCGGCGAGCCGTCGCGGGACTACGCCTGGCGCAGCGCGAAGGGCGAGACGCTGATCGAGTTCGAGGTGGCCGACCAGGGTCACTGCACCTGGCCGGAGGCGCTGTCGGCCTTCCAGCCCGCTCTGGAGACGGGGCTGATCGAGCGCGGGGAGACGCTGCCGGCCCTGCGGATCCTGCGCGGGTACGAGGCCGTCGAGCTCACCGACGGCGGCGACCACGTACGCCTGGCCGTGGTCGGACCGGACGGGGTGCGGACGACCCTCACCGGCCGCTGGGTGGTCGGCTGCGACGGGGCCAACAGCCTGGTGCGGCAGCGCACCGGGACCACCATGACCGATCTGGGGTTCTCCCACGACTGGCTGGTCTGTGACGTACGGCTGCACGAGCAGCGCGAGTTCCGGCCGAACAACCTGCAGATCTGCGACCCGGCACGCCCGCGCACGGCGGTGTCGGCCGGTCCGGGACACCGGCGGTACGAGTTCATGCGGGTGCCCGCGGACGGGCCGGACCGCTTCGGCACCGAGGAGCACGCCTGGGAGCTGCTGAAGCTGTTCGACGTGACCCCCGGCAACAGTGTCCTGGACCGGCACGCGGTGTACACGTTCCAGGCTCGCTGGGCGCATCGGTGGCGGTCGGGGCGGTTGTTCCTGGCCGGGGACGCGGCGCATGTGATGCCGCCGTTCGCCGGTCAGGGCATGTGTTCGGGGTTCCGGGACGCGATGAACCTGGCCTGGAAGCTGGACCTGGTGCTGGGCGGTCAGGCGGCGCCGACGCTGCTGGACACCTACACCACCGAGCGGCGCGACCATGTGCAGCACGCGGTGAAGATGTCGGTGGGCCTGGGCCGGGTGGTGTGTGTGACGGACCGTGAGGCGGCCGCGGACCGGGACGCGGCGATGCTGGCGGCGCGGAAGCGGAACATCGGGCCGAGCGGTTCGGGCCGCTCCGTGGTGAAGCCGCTCGCCGACGGGGTGCTGCGGCGGGACGGGCAAGGCCGGCCGGCGCCGTACGCCGGGGAGGCCGCACCGCAGTGGCGGGTGGGCCACCACGACCGCACGGGGCTGTTCGACGACGTGGTGGGCACGGGCTTCGCCCTGCTCTGTGGTCAGGACGTGGTGCCGGTGCTGGGCACGCGGCGGCTGAAGTTCCTCGACAGCATCGGGGCCCGGGTGGTGCGTATCGTGCCCGCGGACACGCCCGCAGGTGACGTGGAGCCGCGGGATGTGGTGGATGTGGAGGGCCGGTATCTGCCCTACCTGACCGGGCTGGGAGCGGTGGCGGCGCTGGTGCGTCCGGACTTCTACCTCTTCGGCCTCGCCGACCGGGTCGGCGAACTACCCGCGCTGGTGGAGGACTTGGAGCGGCAGCTCGGCGCGGTGGGCCCGGTGTGA
- a CDS encoding arylamine N-acetyltransferase family protein, translated as MFDATTYLQRIGAEGKSAPTLDTLRTLHKRHLMAVPYDNATAADRLPASRRLAGVPLDEVFDHVVTRGNGGVCYELNRLFHALLTELGFDARTVTAAVRLANGSFGPEDEHSFNLVVLDGRTYLVDVGFIGPSYLEPVRLSDEEQHQHGCSYRVARRGSHRVLDRRLKGGDWQPVYRFRPERADPAGWDLVRLDGLDDYAADSVLAGTTFRGRATDGGQMVLIGKRYLTVEDGVESIRVLVKADEYQSVVDSILAGA; from the coding sequence ATGTTCGACGCGACGACGTACCTGCAGCGCATCGGGGCCGAGGGGAAGAGTGCGCCGACCCTTGACACCCTCCGGACCCTGCACAAGCGGCATCTGATGGCCGTCCCCTATGACAATGCGACGGCCGCCGACCGGCTGCCCGCCTCGCGACGGCTGGCGGGTGTCCCCCTGGACGAGGTCTTCGACCATGTGGTGACCAGGGGCAACGGCGGGGTGTGCTACGAGCTCAACCGGCTGTTCCACGCCCTGCTGACGGAACTCGGCTTCGACGCGCGCACGGTCACGGCAGCGGTCCGGCTGGCGAACGGCAGCTTCGGCCCGGAGGACGAGCACTCCTTCAACCTGGTCGTCCTCGACGGGCGGACGTATCTCGTGGACGTCGGCTTCATCGGTCCGTCGTATCTGGAACCGGTGCGCCTGTCGGATGAGGAACAGCATCAGCACGGCTGCTCCTATCGCGTGGCCCGCCGTGGCAGCCACCGGGTGCTGGACCGGCGGCTCAAGGGCGGCGACTGGCAGCCGGTCTACCGGTTCCGGCCCGAACGGGCGGATCCCGCCGGGTGGGACCTGGTGCGGCTGGACGGCCTGGACGACTATGCCGCGGACTCCGTGCTCGCCGGGACCACCTTTCGCGGCCGGGCCACCGACGGCGGGCAGATGGTGCTCATCGGCAAGCGCTATCTGACCGTCGAGGACGGCGTGGAAAGCATCAGGGTGCTGGTGAAGGCGGACGAGTACCAGAGCGTGGTCGATTCGATCCTGGCCGGGGCATGA